One genomic segment of Arachis duranensis cultivar V14167 chromosome 4, aradu.V14167.gnm2.J7QH, whole genome shotgun sequence includes these proteins:
- the LOC107484924 gene encoding DEAD-box ATP-dependent RNA helicase 41 yields the protein MGYSETNQHDEEASKIPALPTDAPNDADDVKLRSRDQREALLGEPKCIICGRYGEYICDETDDDVCSLECKQLLLGRIAKSLPPVGGVLQPPKKLPAADECFYVRENDCESGTLSLARDQVELLRKKLEIHVKGDVVAPVLSFASCSLPDKLLHNVEAAGYEMPTPVQMQAIPAALTGNSTLVLAETGSGKSASFLIPIISRCASHRLVFTPDKKPLAMVLTPTRELSIQVEEHAKLLGKGLPFKTALVVGGEAMARQLYRFQQGVELIVGTPGRLVDLLTKHEIDLDNVMTLVLDEVDCMLQRGFRDQVIQIYRALSQPQVLMYSATMSHDLEKMANSLANGVSVISVGKVNSPNKAVKQVAIWVESKQKKQKLFDILLSRQHFKPPAVVYVDSRLGADLLANAIKVATGISANSIHGEKSMKERREIMQSLLVGEVPVVVATGVLGRGVDLLGVRQVIVFDMPNSIKEYIHQIGRASRMGGEGEAIVFVNEESKNVFPDLVDVLKSGGAAVPRELANSRYTTGFFPGGKGSKKRKHR from the exons ATGGGTTATTCTGAAACCAATCAGCATGACGAAGAAGCATCCAAGATTCCAGCGTTGCCAACTGATGCACCTAATG ATGCAGATGATGTGAAATTGAGGTCTAGGGACCAAAGAGAGGCTCTCCTGGGTGAGCCAAAGTGTATCATATGTGGCCGTTATGGTGAGTATATCTGTGATGAAACTGACGATGATGTTTGCAGTTTGGAATGCAAACAATTACTACTAGGCAGAATCGCCAAATCCTTGCCTCCTGTTGGAGGAGTTCTTCAGCCGCCTAAAAAACTACCTGCAGCTGACGAGTGCTTTTATGTTAGAGAGAATGATTGTGAATCAGGAACTTTATCTTTAGCTAGAGATCAGGTTGAATTGCTTAGAAAGAAGCTTGAAATTCATGTGAAGGGTGATGTAGTGGCGCCGGTTTTGTCATTTGCTTCATGCAGTCTCCCTGACAAGCTCCTCCACAATGTAGAAGCAGCGGGGTATGAAATGCCTACCCCTGTTCAGATGCAAGCAATCCCTGCCGCTTTGACGGGAAATAGCACGCTTGTTCTGGCTGAAACAGGATCTGGAAAGTCTGCTTCGTTTCTTATTCCAATAATTTCTCGATGTGCAAGTCATCGCCTTGTATTTACTCCAGATAAGAAGCCTTTAGCGATGGTGTTAACACCTACTAGAGAGCTTTCTATACAGGTTGAAGAGCATGCAAAGTTGCTCGGAAAGGGGTTACCATTTAAAACTGCCCTTGTGGTTGGTGGTGAGGCCATGGCTAGACAACTCTATCGCTTTCAGCAAGGAGTTGAACTGATTGTGGGAACACCAGGAAGGCTTGTCGATCTTTTAACAAAGCATGAGATCGACTTAGATAACGTGATGACTTTAGTTTTGGATGAAGTTGATTGCATGCTTCAAAGGGGTTTCAGAGATCAGGTCATACAGATATACAGGGCTCTGTCACAACCTCAGGTCTTGATGTATTCTGCAACAATGTCTCATGATTTAGAGAAGATGGCAAACTCTCTTGCGAATGGTGTGTCGGTTATCTCTGTTGGGAAGGTGAATAGCCCAAATAAGGCTGTGAAGCAGGTCGCTATTTGGGTTGAGTCAAAGCAAAAGAAGCAGAAGCTGTTTGACATATTACTGAGTAGGCAACATTTTAAGCCACCGGCTGTAGTGTATGTGGACTCCCGACTTGGAGCAGATCTTCTGGCAAATGCAATAAAAGTTGCCACAGGAATTTCAGCTAATTCAATTCATGGAGAGAAGTCCATGAAGGAAAGGAGAGAAATAATGCAGTCACTTTTGGTTGGTGAGGTTCCGGTGGTTGTGGCTACTGGAGTTTTGGGTAGGGGAGTTGACCTATTGGGTGTGAGGCAGGTAATTGTGTTTGACATGCCAAATTCTATTAAGGAGTACATACATCAGATTGGAAGGGCATCTAGGATGGGAGGGGAAGGTGAAGCCATAGTTTTTGTGAATGAGGAGAGCAAGAATGTCTTTCCAGATTTAGTTGATGTATTAAAATCTGGTGGAGCAGCTGTTCCCCGGGAGCTTGCCAATTCACGGTATACCACTGGATTTTTTCCTGGTGGCAAGGGTTCAAAAAAGCGAAAGCATAGATAA